A segment of the Helicobacter sp. 'house sparrow 1' genome:
GTTTAGTTCAGGCAATTAACTCTGTGACTTCTGATACAGGAGTTGAAGCTTATACTGATGCAAATGGTCGTCTTAATTTAAGAAGCCTTGATGGTAGAGGTATTATTATCAAAGCTGATGGTCAGCAAAAAGCAGAAAAACAAGGTGATCAACAAAATGAAGAAGGCCAAGGTCAAGAGAACAAAACTGCATTGGCAGTTGTAACAGTAAATGGTGGTCAAGACATTACTACAGGCAATGGTTCTGTAAATTTTGGTAGATTATCACTTAGTAGATTAGATGCAAGAGATATAGTGGTAGTTTCTGCTTCTGATTCTACAACTGGAGATTATTCTGCTATTGGTTTTGGTGCTGGCAAGGTTGCTACAGCAACTGTAAATTTAAGAGATGTTATGGGTGGTTTTGATGCTTCTGTAAAATCTGCTTCTGGTGCGAACTATAATGCTGTAGTTGCCAGTGGTAATACAAGTCTTGGCGCTGGTGTAACAACTCTTAGAGGAGCGATGATTGTTATGGATATTGCTGAGTCTGCTCAAAAGATGCTTGATAAGATTCGTGCTGACTTAGGTTCTGTGCAAAATCAAATGACAAGCACAGTAAATAATATCACTGTAACACAAGTGAATGTAAAAGCTGCTGAAAGTGGAATTCGAGATGTTGATTTTGCTTCTGAATCTGCTGAGTTTAATAAGTATAGTATTCTTGCACAATCTGGAAGCTATGCAATGAGTCAAGCAAATGCAATTCAACAAAATATTCTTAGACTTTTAAGCTAGTATTTTTCCCCCTTTTTGGGGGAAGTTTTGGTTTTTTATGAAAATATCTAATAGTTATGAGCTTTTTTTAAAACTTCAAGAAAAAGAACTTCTTAAGAATTCACCCTTATATTGGTGGCCTAATTTTCATAGTTTTGAGGTAGTGGTAGGCGCTATACTTACACAAAACACTAAGTGGGAAAATGTGGCTAAGTCGTTGAAAAATTTAAAAGATAATTTAATACTATCAAAGGATAATAATCAAAGTTTGCATAATTTTGCACAAAGCAATCAAGAAATGATTGCATCTTGTATTGCCTCAAGTGGTTTTTATAGGCAAAAATCAATCCGATTAATTTTGTTGGCACAAAATATTTTGCGAGATTTTGGAGACTTTGATATTTTTGTAAGGGAGGTTTCAAGAGAATGGTTACTTGGGCAAAAGGGAATAGGTTTTGAGAGTGCAGATAGTATTTTAAACTATGCGTGTAATAGGGATATTATGGTAGTTGATAAATATACTCACAGACTTGTTGCAAGCTTAGGATTTGAGTTTGAAGATTATGAGAGTTTAAGAGAATGGTGTGAGGATGGTATTAGAAGCAACTTTGATCAATGGGTCCATAAATATAAAAGCTTGAGTTTAATCTTTTCAAGATTTCATGGGAAAATTGTAGAATTTAGCAAGAGAAAAATGCAATTATAGATAGAATGAGTTTAGATAAATTTAAAATTAAGTAGGATTGATGCTGGAATATGGGGTTGCCCTAACAGGTGGAATTGCTAGTGGTAAGAGTTGTGTTGTGGATATTTTGAGAGAAAAGGGGTTTGTTGTAATTGATGCAGATGAGATTGCACATCAAGCTTTTGATATTAAAAAAGAGAGCTTAAGAGAGGCTTTTAATCTAAAAGATATACAAGAGGTCAATAGAAGAAAAATAGGAGAAATTGTTTTTGCAGATAGTAAAAAAAGAAAAATTTTAGAATCTATTTTGCACCCTATTATTAAAGAAATGATACTTCTTCAATCTTATCAACTAGAGCAAGAAAAAAAGATTTATTTTTTGGATATACCTTTATTTTTTGAAGTGGGTGGTAAAAAAACCTATGAGGTTTGGTTTGTGGCTTTGGTTTTTTGTGAGAGAGAGGTTCAGTTACAGCGCTTATGTAAAAGAAATGCCTTTAGTAAAGAAGAGGCAATACAAAGAATCCAAGCGCAAATACCATTGAATGAGAAAATTCCTTTAAGTGATTATGTGATTGATAATTCTAAGGGCTTGAAGGAACTAGAAGAAAATGTAGATATTTTTTTAAAATATTTAAGTAAAAAGCATCGTTTGCTTTAAATTAAAGCTCATTCTATGATAGAAGAAATATTGACTATAATGCAAACTTATTTGAAAGAGATTTATTTAAATTTCTCTCTAAAGGTCTTAAGAAACTTAAAGAGTTTTGGAAAATAAAAACAGAGTTTGGCTTTGAGATTTGCATAAGGAAGAAGTTCTTTAAGTTCTTCTCTTGTTTTATATTGGCACATTAGTGAAGCAGTGATTGCTGGCGATGCATTATATTTTAAACATCTCTTGATTAGATGTGTAAAACTTTCATTTGGATATAAAAGTAGGAGATTTTTTAGATATAAAGTGTTGTGAAAGAAGCTCCTTGCAATTAGCTTGATATTATGATGATGAAAGGTTGAGGCATGGGATATGGAGCCATATCTAACACGATAATAGTAGCTTGGAGAGGTGACACAAGAAATTGTTTGTGCTTTTAAAAAGCATTCAAATCCAAATTCTAGGTCTTCTATGATAATAGATTCTGGGAAGCGAATTTCTTTAAGTAAGTTTGTTTTAATTAATCCACCGGTTACAAAGGTAAAGCAATGCCTTTTAACTAAAGAGAGATATCTTTTTGATGATATTAAATTATGGTCCTTAATAATGGAGTTGTGTTTTCCAATTTGTATTAATTTTCCTTGCTCATCTATCAAGGAAAAAATACCCAAAGTAATATCAGCCTCTGTTTTCAATGCTTGACCTACAAGCTGTTTGATTGAATCTTTTGAGGCTAATGCATCATCATTATCAATAAAAATAATAAAATCACTTTGGAGGTTAAGTCTATGATTTTGATGGATTTTTTTAATATATGGATGTGCCTCATCTCCTATTGTACCATTTCTCTTTAGAGCAAAGTCTAAACCACAGTTTCTTGCAATGCTTACACCATAATTTTGATTTAATTCAATTAAGATAATATTTGAATGGGAGAGATAATTTTTTGCAATCTGTAAAGAACCATCTGTGCTTCCATCATCTACTAAAATTATCTCAAAATTAGGATAGGTTTGGGAGACACAACTATCAAGGCAGAATTTAAAGTATTTTTTTGCATTATAAATAGGGACAATGCAAGATACTAAAGGGTTGTTTTGCATCTTTATTCCTTGATACTTGAGAGATTTAAGTTTTTTTGAGGATTGATTCTAGCGTATTATCTTTTTATATTTAGTTCTAAGTATTAAAATTCTATAATTCTAAAATTTTTTTACCAACTCTTAAGGATTAGAAAATGATTACTCTTAAAGAAGCATTACAGCTACCACAAGAAGAACTTAAAGATATTAAAGAAGATATCAAAAAAAAGGTAAAGGAAAGTGAAATCAATGCCTATGTTGGTAGCATTAAGAGCTCTCTTGATGGGGGGGTTCCAATACTTATAAAAGATAATATTAATGTAAAAGACTGGGAAATTACTTGCGCAAGCAATATATTAAAGGGCTATGTTGCTCCTTATAATGCAAGTGTAATTGAAAAGTTACATCAAAATAATTTATGTGCTTTTGGTCGTTCTAATATGGATGAATTTGCCATGGGAAGTACAACAGAATCTAGTGCTTATGGAATTACCAAAAATCCCCGTGATTTATCAAGAGTTCCAGGAGGTAGTTCTGGTGGGAGTGCTGCTGCTGTTGCAGGGGGATTGGCAATTGCATCATTGGGAAGTGATACAGGAGGATCTATTAGGCAGCCTGCTGCATATTGTGGTTGTGTGGGATTAAAGCCTACATATGGAAGTGTTAGTCGTTATGGACTTGTAGCATATAGCTCAAGCTTAGATCAAATTGGACCTATCACTCAAAATGTTCAAGATTGTGCCATCTTGTTTGATATTATCAAAGGAGCAGACCATCGAGATTCTACAGTCTCCCAAAGAGAACAAAAAGCAACTTTTGAAAATCTTAATCCTAAAAGAAAAATGAGAATAGCTATCTTGAAAGATATGGTAGAAAATGCAAGTGATGAGATTAAGAAAAATTACTATGAGAGTATAAAAATACTAGATTCTATGGGACATAGTATTGTTGAAAAAAGCATGCTTGATATGAGTTTTCATATCGCAACTTATTATATTATTTGCACTGCAGAGGCAAGTTCCAATCTAGCAAGATTTGATGGTGTAAGATACGGAAATAGGGCACAAGGGGTTCAAAATTTAAAAGATTTATATATCCAAAGTCGCACGCAAGGTTTTGGGGATGAGGTAAGATTAAGGATTTTACTTGGCAGTTTTGTGCTTAGTAGCGGTTATTATGATGCTTATTATCTAAAAGCTCAAAAAGTTAGACAGCTAATTAGAAATCAATATAATGAAATATTAAATGATTGTGATGTAATTTTTTCTCCAGTAACTCCAAGTGTTGCTCCAAAATTTGGTAGTACTAATAGTTCTCTTGAGATGTATTTGAGTGATATTTATACTATAGGCGTTAATCTTGCAGGGTTGCCAGCTTTATCTTTACCTACAGGAAAGAGTAGTGAAAATATGCCAATTGGAATGCAATTTATTGCAAAAGCCTTTGATGAACAAAGTCTTTTAGATATAAGCTTTGCGTTGGAGCAAGAATTAAAAATACAATTTTAGGAGATAAGAATGAGATTGATACAAAAAGCTTTGACTTTTGAAGATATATTATTAGTGCCTGCTTATTCGGAGATTTTGCCAAAGGAAGTGGATTTAGGTTCAAAACTTACAAAAAATATTGGGTTAAACATTCCTTTTGCTTCAGCAGCTATGGATACAGTTACAGAATATAAGACTGCAATAGCTATGGCAAGACTTGGTGGTATTGGAATCATTCATAAGAATATGGATATTTCTTCCCAAGTAAATGAAATCAAGAGGGTTAAAAAATCAGAAAATGGTGTGATTGTAGATCCTATTTCTATTTATGCAGATAAAACTCTAGCACAGGCTAAGGCAATTACAGATAATTATAAAATATCTGGAGTTCCTGTGGTGGATGACAAGGGTATCTTGATTGGAATCTTAACAAATCGCGATATGCGTTTTGAGACAGATTTAACCAAGAAAGTAGGGGATGTAATGACAAAGGCACCCTTAATTACTGTTTCTGTCGGTACTGATTTACAGACTGCTCGTCAAATAATGCATCAGCATAGAATTGAAAAATTACCTATAGTTGATGAGAATCAAGTTTTAAAGGGACTGATTACCATTAAGGATATACAAAAAAGAATTGCTTATCCTAATGCCAATAAGGATGATTTTGGAAGATTAAGAGTTGGTGGAGCAATTGGGGTTGGACAATTTGATAGGGCAAAAGCATTATGTGAAGCTGGTGTTGATGTTTTAGTCTTAGATAGCGCACATGGTCATTCTATTAATGTAATCCGAACACTTGAAACAATAAAAAAAGAATTAGATATAGATGTTATTGTTGGGAATGTTGTAACCCCGCAGGCTACACAAGATTTGATTAGTGCGGGTGCTGATGCGGTAAAAGTAGGAATTGGTCCTGGAAGTATCTGTACTACAAGGATTGTTGCAGGTGTTGGAATGCCTCAAATATCTGCAATTGATGGATGCGTAAATGTTGCATCTAAATATAATGTTCCCATTATTGCAGATGGGGGGATTAAATATTCAGGTGATGTAGCAAAAGCATTGGCAGTAGGTGCCTCAAGTGTTATGATAGGAAGTCTTTTAGCAGGAACAGAGGAATCTCCAGGAGATTTGGTTCTTTTCCAAGGAAGACAATATAAAAGTTATCGTGGAATGGGTAGTATAGGGGCTATGACTCGAGGTAGTTCAGATAGATATTTCCAAGAGGGAACTGCTCAAGATAAGCTTGTACCAGAGGGAATTGAGGGAAGGGTTCCTTATCGTGGGAAAATCGCGGATGTAATCCATCAATTGGTAGGAGGACTAAGATCCTCAATGGGTTATTTAGGAAGTAAGAATATACCTACATTATGGGAGAGGGCAGAATTTGTTGAGATTACTGCAGCAGGTTTGAGAGAATCCCATGTTCATGATGTGGATATTACTAAAGAAGCACCAAATTATCACGGATAATTGAATATTGAGTGATAAGAAGATACAAAGTGCTGATGGAAGTCAGACATACTACAGCCATCTTTTTAGAGAATGCTATCATAGCCTAAAAGATGGTGCTCTCACAGAAACCTTACATAAGCATATTTTTCCTCCAATTTTGTTTGGAGATTTTTTAAGAAGAAAAAAGATTAAAATATTAGATCTTTGTTTTGGGCTAGGCTATAACTCTTTTGCAACTTTTTGGGTTTATAGGAAGAAGTATTGCTATGGGGGTGAAATTACCATATTATCTCCAGAAATAGATGTGAGTGTCTTTGATAAAATCTTAGATATTGAATATCCAAATGAATGGGGTATAAAGAGGGATATTATATTAAGTCTAGAAAAAGAGAAAAAAGTAAGCTTAGATTCAAAATTTACTCTTGAAGTAAAAATCATAGATGCAAGAAAGTTATTGCAGGAAATCAAAGATTTAGAAATAGACATTGTTTATTATGATGTTTTTTCTCCCAAATCTACTCCAGAGTTATGGGATAGGGATTTTTTTTCAGCCTTGCATAGAATTTTAGATTCTAATGGTATGATTACCACCTACACAACCCATCAAAGTATTTATGAAATTGCCAGAAAAACAGGGTTTAGGGTCTATAAATATAAGAATGGGTATTGCAGAAAGAGTACAATTTTTACAAAAAATCTTTTGTTGCATCACCCTTCTTTAGATTTGAAAGCCTAAATTCTTATCTTCCCCAAACATACCCTTAAGTTCTTTTTGTATATTTTCAATAAAATCACTCTCCTCAAAGACAGGATTCTTTTTTACAGCAACTTGATAGGCAGTATTTTTCACAATGAGGGCAATTTGTCCCCCACTAAGATTATAGGTGCAAAGTTTTTCTGCAAGAGTTTGAATGCTATGAGATTTAAACTTCGCATTTTTTGGTAGATGTTGGGTCCAAAGAAGTTTTCTTTGTTCCTGTGTAGGTTTTTTGAATTCTATTTTGTAATTAAAGCGTCGTGAAAAAGCACTATCAATTGTGTCAAGTAAATTTGTAGTAGCAATCAAAATTCCATCAAATTTTTCAATTTGTTCTAAAAAGATATTTTGCATTTGATTATGCATTTTTTCTGCACCACTGCCACTATTGGCCCTTAGACTTAGGAATTGATCTGCCTCATCTAGAAGTAAGATAGGGGGATTTTTTATTTTTTTTACAATATCTTTGTAATTATCAAATATTTTTCTTACATTTTTTTCAGATTCTCCAATATACATTGACAAAATTTTTGAACAATCAAGACTTAAAACTTGTTTTTTTAAACTTTTTGCAATACCTAGTGCAGTGAGTGTTTTTCCAGTCCCAGAAGGACCATAAAGAATAATTCTTGCATCAATATTTTTTTTATTCTTAATTCCCCATTGTCTTAATAAATCAGTTACTTTTGGATCAATTTGTTTCAACAAAGTTTGTAGTGTGTTTTGTGTTAATGGAGTTAATACAATATTATCTAAGGGGATTTTTGGCTCTAATATTTCAAAGAAATCCTGCTCTTGTATAATAGTTTGTAGTGAAATTTTTTGTTTTTGTTTTGTGATTTTTGGATAAAGAATCTTTTGCAAAATATCCTCGTGGATATAAAAAGTTCTAGAAATACCCCCAAAAGGATTGATGATCTCATCATAATCAAGGATTTTCTTTTCAATAAGTGTGCTCTTTTCATCAAACAAAGAGCGGTTTTTAATCCTATCATATTCATCAATACTGATTAATTCTATTAAGATATTCATATCTCTAAAATTCTCATTACCCCCAGAATATTCTTCCTTAAGCAGAGTAAAAAATATGATCTCTTCTTGTGGGCTAAGATGATTTTCTTGGATAATTTTATAAGCAGGTATATTGATTTTTGTAATTTTTAATCTAGCAAGGATTTTTTCTTCAACGCTCTTGAGATTATACTTTGTCTTTGAAGAAAAAAAAGTATTATTCTTTTCATAAATTAATTTTTGAAGCAAAGATATTCTTAAAAACTGATCTTTTAAATACTCAAAGTGATCTTGATAAGGAGTGATCTCTGGAATCTCAATTTCTAAACTACCTTCCTCAAGCAACTTGAAAAACATTGGAGTAAGGGACACTTCAAAGTAGAGTATCTCAAGAAGACTCATCTGTTTTATGGGTTGAAAACTATCTTCCATAATCCACCCTAGCTCAAGAAGATGTTTTATTTTTTGCAAAAATTTTAAAATATCTTGATTATTTTTAATTTTAAATAAATGTTTTAGTAGAGTTGAGACAGTAAAATCTTTTGTATTTTCCAGATAATTTTCTAGCATAAAATGTAAAATTTTAGCTTCATCTAAATCGCATTTAAGATGGGGAAAAATTTTTGTCATCTGTAAGTTTTTGTTTTTTAAAAAATCATTTAAGAAGTGCATTTTCCTACTCTATTATCTAAAATAATAAAAATATTGCTAGAAGTATCATAACTTCTTTTTATGTATTTTCAAGCAAACTATTTATCTTAATTTTTTGCTTATGTTCTCTTAAATAAAAACTCACGAGCTTTTATTTATAAACGCTCATTTTTATAGGGAATATGAAGAATTTTACCCTATAAAAACCACATCTTTTTAAAGATATTGTTTTTTTTGCTGATAATTCTTAATTGTTTTCTTTTGCATGTTTTTTATCTTTTGGTGTAAGGATAATAGGTGTTCCCTCAAAGTTAAATTTTTCTCTTAAATAATTAATCAGATATCTCTTATAGCTAAAATGCAAAGCTTTAGGACGATTCATAATAAGGGCAATTTGTGGAGGATTTGTTTCATATTGGGTTGCATAGTAAATGCGAACAATCTTTCCATGATCACTTGGCAAAGGATGCCTTTTTGTTGCCTCTAAGATTGTTTCATTTAAAATACTTGTTGGAATCCTATAGGTAAGATTCTCATAAACTTCTAGTATTTTTTGTTTAATCTCTGTGATGTGTCTTTTATTTAAGGCACTTACAGTGATAATTGGAGCATACTCTAAGAATCTAAATCGATACTTTAATTCAGCAATAATTTCTTTGTATTCAGATTTTCTAATATCCCATTTATTTAAAATGATAATAACACCCAAGGTATGTTTATCAACAAGAGAACTGATTTTTTCATCAAGTTCCACAAAATCCGTACTTACATCTAAAACCAGTAATGCAATATCACTCTTTTCTAAAACTTTATTGGTACGATCTAATGCAAACTTTTCAATTCCTTTTATTTTGCTTCTTCTGCGCAATCCAGCAGTATCTACAAAACATATGGTTTTTTCTTTAAAAACAATACTTTCATCAACAGGATCAATAGTAGTTCCTTCAATAGGACTTACCATACTTCTATCAGAATTGGTTAAGGCATTAAGTAGGGAGCTTTTTCCAACATTTACTCTTCCAATAATCCCGACATTAATAATAGAATCCATCTTATCTTGTAGGGGGTCTTGTGAGTAATTTTGAGGCATATTTTCAATAAACTCTTCCAAACTCTCCTCAGCATCTTTAGAAATATCATTTGGGTTTTGTAAATTGAGATGATAAAGAATAGATTGAATCAAAAACCTTATCCCTCTATTGTGGCTTACAGAAATAAAAAAAGTATTTTGAACCCCAAAGTTATCAAATTCATAGGCTAGTTGTTTATCTTTATCATTGTCAATTTTATTGATTACTAGGAAGCACTTTTTTTGTATTTTTTGCAAAGCATAAAATAGTTTTCTATCTTCATCATCTGGAATATTTTTTCCATCAACAAGATATAAAATTAAATCAGCCTCTTTTGCTACTTTGAAAGTTTTTTCCTTGATTTGACTAAAGAAATCTGTGCTATCATCAATCCCTCCTGTATCTAAAACCAAGATCTCATTCCCTTCAAGATCAATCATTTTTCTATTAACATCACGGGTGGTTCCAGATATATCAGAAGTAATGGCAATCTTTTGTTTTGCAAGGCGGTTAAAAAGGGAGCTTTTCCCAACATTGGGTTTTCCTAAAATTGCGATCTTTTTCATCATGGTTAATTTTATTTTTCCTAATTTTATTTTTCTTAAATTGCAGAAACATTTTTGAAATAATACTACAAAAGACAAGAGTTTGTAATCCATAGCATCCAGTCTTTTTTTCAAAGCCTAAAGAGAATTGGGGTATCAAGATTAATGGATAAAATTTTATTGTAATTTTATCTTTCAGGCTTGTTTTTGGTTAATACATTAGTTTATAATTAGGGATTAATTTTAATAAGTAAATAGCTAATAAGTTTAGGCATAATGAATAAAGATTTAGGAAGAGTGAGCTATGTTTAGGATTTTTGTAAGTCTTGTTTTGTGTTTTGTTTGGATCAGGGCTTTAGATGAATTAAATATTGAGGGATTAAACTTACCTCAAGAACAAGATGGTGCAGTAGAAATCCCTTCTACGCAGGAACAAAATGTAGAAAATATTATAGATCCAATCATTAGCATTAAACCCGTTGAAGAAGAAAATCAAGAGCAGGATAAAAAAGAGCCCAAAGAAGATATAAAAAAACAGGAACAAGAAGCAAAAGAAGAACAAATAAATACAACAGAAATAAATCAAGAGAATGAAAAAATTGATATACCACTTTTACCTCAAAACTTTGATGGGAAAGAGGAAATTATTGATACCACAAAGAATGAAGCTAAGCAAAGAGAAGAGCAAAGATTAAGGGATGAGCAGGCTAAGTTAGAAGAGCAAAAGAGGCTTGAGGAGGAGTTGATGCAGGAGGATCAAGAATTTGAAGGTAGTTTTACTCAAGGTGATTCTCAAGAGGCGCAAGGTGGTTTAAAATCCCAAGATAATAAGCAAGAAGCTATAGTGAATGAGAAAGAAAAAATGGATAAACCACGGGTGCAATTAGAAGAGACAACAAGTAAAAAGGAAACAAAACAAGAAAGCAAAAAGGTTAGTTTCACTCAAGAAGATTTTTTTGAGTTAGATGAGGATGATTTTGCATTAGAGAGACAGGGAAAAGATTATATGATTAAGGTCTTATCTCTTGACTTAGAGGCTTTTGTAAATGGAAAGACTTATAACGAAAAAAATCAGGTGCAAACTTTTGGTGTAAATGATAATTTTACGCAAATTGTTAGTCAAGATGGAAAGATACAAGAATATAAGTTTTTTCAAAAATCAAGCAAGAAAAATACTATTTTAAATAATGTGAAATTTCCTCTGGAAAAAATTGATTTTGATACATATAAAATAGTGATGGAGGATACTCCAAGTTCTTTTGATATATCAAATTGTAAGATTACGATAAAAAAAGAGTTAAATGCTAAGTTGAATCAAAACAAGGAAGTGATTATTGATCTTGATGTTAGGAGAGAGTTAAGAAACACAACAAACTTTAAATTGTTTCTAAACTGTCCTAGATAATTTAACCTTTAAAATTTTTGGTTTTAATATCTCTATCTTATAAATAGAGATGAGTTTTATTTATAAGCAATAATTTTTAAGGAGCTAACGATGAATTATGCTGAGTTTATTATAGAGAAAGTAAAAAGAGAAAATCCTAATCAATGTGAGTTTCATCAGGCGGTTCAAGAGGTTATTGGGACATTAAGGCCTTTGTTAGATCAGGAAAAAAAATATCAAGATTATGCAATTTTAGAACGACTGGTTGTTCCTGATAGAGAGATACATTTTCGTGTGACTTGGGTAGATGATAATCATAAGGTTCAGGTAAATAGGGGTTATAGGATTGAGTTTAATGGGGCAATAGGACCATATAAAGGTGGTTTGCGTTTTCATCCAAGTGTAAATCAAGGCATTATTAAGTTTTTGGGCTTTGAGCAAGTTTTAAAAAATTCTCTTACTACTTTAGCAATGGGAGGAGGAAAAGGAGGAAGTGATTTTGATCCAAAGGGTAGGAGTGATGGAGAGATTATGCGTTTTTGCCAAGCATTTATGAATGAACTTTTTAGGCATATTGGGGATCATACAGATGTTCCTGCTGGAGATATTGGAGTGGGTGGAAGAGAGATTGGTTATTTGTTTGGGCAATATAAGAAACTAACCAATCGATTTGATGGTGTTTTGACAGGAAAAGGTTTAAATTGGGGTGGAAGCCTTGCTAGAACGGAAGCAACAGGATATGGATCTGTTTATTTTGCTCAAGAAATGCTAAAAGCAAGAGGGGAGAGTTTAGAAGGTAAAATTTGCACAGTTTCTGGAAGTGGAAATGTAGCAATTTATACAGTTGAAAAGCTTTATCACTTAGGAGCAAAACCTGTTACAGTAAGTGATTCTAGAGGAATGATTTATGATGAAGAGGGGATTGATTTAGCCTTATTAAAAGAGATTAAAGAGGTAAGAAGAGAGAGTTTAAGTGTATATGCAAAAGAAAAAAGTAGCGCAAGATATACAAGTATAGAAGAATATCCAAGTGATTCTAATCCTGTGTGGAGCATTCCTTGTTTTGCTGCTTTTCCAAGTGCAACACAAAATGAGCTAAATTTGAAAGATGCAAAACTACTTTTAGCAAATGGCTGTAAATGTGTAAGTGAAGGGGCTAATATGCCATCAACTTTAGAAGCTACGGAATTGTTTTTACAATCTAAAATTTGCTATGGTCCAGCAAAAGCTGCAAATGCTGGGGGTGTTGCTGTAAGTGGCTTAGAAATGTCTCAAAATGCTAGTATGACAAAGTGGAGCTTTGAGATGGTTGATAAAAAGTTGCAACATATTATGGAAGATATCTTTATTAATGTTTCTCAGACAGCTCAAGAGTTTAAGGATCCTACAAATTTGGTGATGGGAGCAAATATAGCTGGTTTTAGAAAGGTTGCAAATTCTATGATAGACCAAGGAATAGTATAGATTTATGGATTGGAGTTTTATTTTTGCAAATACTGGGTTATTTGCAAAAGCCCTACTTTTGACTCTTAAAATTTCCTTTTTTGGAATTTTGGGAGCTATTTTATTAGGTTTTTTTACAAGTATTGTGCTTTATTATAGGATTATTTTTTTGTCTCCTATTGCTAAGATGTATGTTGAATTTTTTAGAAATACTCCTTTGCTCATTCACTTATTCTTTTTATATTATGGATTGGGGCAGATTGGGATTTATATCCAAGCTTATTATTGCGCGATTATTGGAGTTGTTTTTCTTGGTGGTGCTTATATGACAGAGAGTTTTCGCTTAGGATTAGATTCTATTTCAAAAATACAACAAGAAAGTGCGATGAGCTTAGGACTTAATAGATCCCAAGTTATGTTTTATGTATTACTTCCACAATCTCTGCGTATTGCTATGCCATCTATAGGTGCAAATGTTATTTTTTTGCTAAAAGAAACATCTGTAGTGAGTGCGATTGCACTTGCTGATATCGTATTTGTCGCAAAAGATTTAATTGGAACTTATTATAAAACCACAG
Coding sequences within it:
- a CDS encoding 3-methyladenine DNA glycosylase, translated to MKISNSYELFLKLQEKELLKNSPLYWWPNFHSFEVVVGAILTQNTKWENVAKSLKNLKDNLILSKDNNQSLHNFAQSNQEMIASCIASSGFYRQKSIRLILLAQNILRDFGDFDIFVREVSREWLLGQKGIGFESADSILNYACNRDIMVVDKYTHRLVASLGFEFEDYESLREWCEDGIRSNFDQWVHKYKSLSLIFSRFHGKIVEFSKRKMQL
- a CDS encoding MnmC family methyltransferase — its product is MSDKKIQSADGSQTYYSHLFRECYHSLKDGALTETLHKHIFPPILFGDFLRRKKIKILDLCFGLGYNSFATFWVYRKKYCYGGEITILSPEIDVSVFDKILDIEYPNEWGIKRDIILSLEKEKKVSLDSKFTLEVKIIDARKLLQEIKDLEIDIVYYDVFSPKSTPELWDRDFFSALHRILDSNGMITTYTTHQSIYEIARKTGFRVYKYKNGYCRKSTIFTKNLLLHHPSLDLKA
- the gatA gene encoding Asp-tRNA(Asn)/Glu-tRNA(Gln) amidotransferase subunit GatA, with amino-acid sequence MITLKEALQLPQEELKDIKEDIKKKVKESEINAYVGSIKSSLDGGVPILIKDNINVKDWEITCASNILKGYVAPYNASVIEKLHQNNLCAFGRSNMDEFAMGSTTESSAYGITKNPRDLSRVPGGSSGGSAAAVAGGLAIASLGSDTGGSIRQPAAYCGCVGLKPTYGSVSRYGLVAYSSSLDQIGPITQNVQDCAILFDIIKGADHRDSTVSQREQKATFENLNPKRKMRIAILKDMVENASDEIKKNYYESIKILDSMGHSIVEKSMLDMSFHIATYYIICTAEASSNLARFDGVRYGNRAQGVQNLKDLYIQSRTQGFGDEVRLRILLGSFVLSSGYYDAYYLKAQKVRQLIRNQYNEILNDCDVIFSPVTPSVAPKFGSTNSSLEMYLSDIYTIGVNLAGLPALSLPTGKSSENMPIGMQFIAKAFDEQSLLDISFALEQELKIQF
- the guaB gene encoding IMP dehydrogenase; the protein is MRLIQKALTFEDILLVPAYSEILPKEVDLGSKLTKNIGLNIPFASAAMDTVTEYKTAIAMARLGGIGIIHKNMDISSQVNEIKRVKKSENGVIVDPISIYADKTLAQAKAITDNYKISGVPVVDDKGILIGILTNRDMRFETDLTKKVGDVMTKAPLITVSVGTDLQTARQIMHQHRIEKLPIVDENQVLKGLITIKDIQKRIAYPNANKDDFGRLRVGGAIGVGQFDRAKALCEAGVDVLVLDSAHGHSINVIRTLETIKKELDIDVIVGNVVTPQATQDLISAGADAVKVGIGPGSICTTRIVAGVGMPQISAIDGCVNVASKYNVPIIADGGIKYSGDVAKALAVGASSVMIGSLLAGTEESPGDLVLFQGRQYKSYRGMGSIGAMTRGSSDRYFQEGTAQDKLVPEGIEGRVPYRGKIADVIHQLVGGLRSSMGYLGSKNIPTLWERAEFVEITAAGLRESHVHDVDITKEAPNYHG
- a CDS encoding glycosyltransferase family 2 protein; protein product: MQNNPLVSCIVPIYNAKKYFKFCLDSCVSQTYPNFEIILVDDGSTDGSLQIAKNYLSHSNIILIELNQNYGVSIARNCGLDFALKRNGTIGDEAHPYIKKIHQNHRLNLQSDFIIFIDNDDALASKDSIKQLVGQALKTEADITLGIFSLIDEQGKLIQIGKHNSIIKDHNLISSKRYLSLVKRHCFTFVTGGLIKTNLLKEIRFPESIIIEDLEFGFECFLKAQTISCVTSPSYYYRVRYGSISHASTFHHHNIKLIARSFFHNTLYLKNLLLLYPNESFTHLIKRCLKYNASPAITASLMCQYKTREELKELLPYANLKAKLCFYFPKLFKFLKTFREKFK
- the coaE gene encoding dephospho-CoA kinase (Dephospho-CoA kinase (CoaE) performs the final step in coenzyme A biosynthesis.) is translated as MLEYGVALTGGIASGKSCVVDILREKGFVVIDADEIAHQAFDIKKESLREAFNLKDIQEVNRRKIGEIVFADSKKRKILESILHPIIKEMILLQSYQLEQEKKIYFLDIPLFFEVGGKKTYEVWFVALVFCEREVQLQRLCKRNAFSKEEAIQRIQAQIPLNEKIPLSDYVIDNSKGLKELEENVDIFLKYLSKKHRLL